CCTCTCCGCGGGAGACTCCCCGGACACACCGCTGAGCTTGACCCCGTATTCCACGGGCGCGAAGTCCGGGACGGTCCCCAGGTAAGCTCCATAACCTCCCGGGACATCCCCGGGCGGCGAACCCGCTCCCGCGACGTGAGTGATGGAGGCGGGGCGGTTCGCGACCGCCAGAACGAGGCCCTGGAGGAAGGTCACGACGCGCTCCAATCCCACCCTGTCCACCAGCTCCCAGTCGTCGCTCGGGCGATGGTATTCGCCGTGTACATTCGTGAAGAGGTGGAGGGCTGGGATGTCCCTGGCATAAAAGGAGGTCTGATCGCTCGGCCCGAATCCGTCGGGCGAGCGGGCGAGCGGAATCCCCGCGGCCGCCTCGAGCGAGTCGAGGATCGCGCCCCACTCCACCGCCGTTCCGGTCCCATTCACGATCAGGGGACCCTCTCCGAGCCGTCCCACCATGTCGAGGTTGACCATCGCGATTGTCCGGTCGAGCGGAATCGGGGGCGCCTGGACGAACTGCGACGACCCGAGAAGCCCGAACTCCTCCCCACTGAAGGTCACGAAGACGACGGACCGCGCCGGCGGCGTGCCGGCGGCCAGCCTTTCGGCGAGCGCGAGAACGGCGCCGACGCCGGAAGCGTTGTCGTCGGCGCCGTTATGGATCGCCGGAGGCTCGCTCGGATCCGCCAGCGATCCGAAGAACTCCCCCGTCCCCAGGTGGTCGTGGTGAGCCCCGACAACCACCGCCTCCGACCGGAGCACCGGATCGGAGCCCGGGAGAACGCCGATCACATTCATCCCCTTCCCGACCGGCGCGTGCGGATTGATCACGCTCTGAAGGGGGACCGCCTGGAGGAACCCGCCCCCGGTTCCCCCCGGAGCCAGCCCGATCCTCGCGAATTCGCGCGCGACATACTCGGCGGTGCAGCGTTCTTCGACGGTGCCGGAAAGCCGGCCTGCCAGAAGGTCGTCGGAGAGATAACGCACGGCGGCGAACGGGTGCACGAGGTCTCCGACGATCCCCTCCGGAGCCGGGCAGGTGATCCTCTGTTGGGCCATGGCCGCGGCGGGCGAACCAAGCCCCGTTGCGACGCTCCCTACGACGAGAGCCCGGAAGACGCGGCCCTTCGCGGTCATGGTGCGTTCGTCGCCGCGGGGAGGGCCTCACTCCATTCCGCGAGGAAGACGTTGATCTCCCCGGGGCCCGCCGCCCCCCTGTCCGAGGAGAAGGCGATGTGCCGGCCGTCCGGAGAGAACATCGGGAAGGAGTTGAATCCCGTTCCTCCGGTGACCCTTTCCAGCCCCGTTCCGTCCACATTCACGAGGTAGATGGCGAAGGAGCGCCCGGAGGGATCGCCGATGTTCGAGCTGAAGACGACCCTGGTCCCGTCGGGATGGAAATACGGAGCGAAGTTCGCCGCCCCGTTGTCGGTGATCTGACGCACGTTCCCGCCGCTTGCGTCCATGATGAAGAGCTCGAGGCTCGCGCCCCGGACGAGCCCCTCGGCCAGGAGGCCTTCGTAGTCGGCGCGCTCCTCGTCGGTTTGCGGGTGGTGAGCGCGATAAACGATGCGCTGGCCGTCGTGTGAGAAAAACGCACCCCCCTCGTACCCGAGGCTCGAGGTGAGTTGGCGTGGATTGGACCCGTCCGCGCCCATGGCCCAAAGGTCGAGATCGCCGCTCCGCATCGAGGTGAAGATGATCGTCCTTCCGTCGGGGGAGATCGTGGCCTCCGCATCGTATCCGGGCGTGCTCGTGAGCGAACGGACCTCACCGGTCACGAGGTCCCGGGTGAAGATGTCGTACTCGAACAGGCCCCAGACATAGCCCCTGGACCGGTCGGGAGCCGGGGGGCACATCGCGCCGGCGGGGTGCGTGGAACTGAACAGGACGAGGTCTCCCCCGGGGAAGAAATAACCACAGGTGGTGCGCCCTTCCCCGGTCGAGATTTGCTGAAGGTTCGATCCATCGAGCCGCATCGTGAAGATCTGGTCGCACTCGCTCACCCCGGGCCAGGTGGACTGGAAGATCAGCCGGTCGCCTTCGGCGGAGAAATAGGCCTCCGCGTTGGTCCCGCCGTGCGTGAGCTGCTGGAGAGATGCGAATCGCGCCTCTTCGGGAAGGGGCTCCACCAGGACCGCGCGCGTCCAATCCCCGGCCGGCGTCGGCCCCATCCATTCGACCGCAAGGGTTTCCCCCTCGGCCCTCGCGCCCTCCGTCGCGTCCTCGGATGGCGGTTGGCATCCCGCCAAGAGCGCCAGAGCGGCGACGAGGGCCAACGCCGGGAACTGAACCTTCATCGCTCGAGGGGTTCGAGGCTCCGCGCGAGTCATGGGTGGTCTCCATCCGGATCGGGTGAAGTGGTGAAGTCAGGGTGGTTCCAGGATCCTCAGATAGGCCCGGATTGCAATTGGGTTCCACGGCCGGGCACCGCGTGCCACGAACTTCCGCGTTCCCGGCCTCGCCGCCCATCATCCCAGCCTGCCGCCAAAGCTTGCCCGCCGGGGGGGAAGGCCCGCACTTTGAGCTACCGTTTTTCCGCCGCAGGATCCCCACGCAAGGAGACCCAACGATGCGTGCAATTCTATCCATTTCCGGCTCGGCGGCGCTCGCCGCGGCGCTCGCCTTTTCCCCGTCGCACATCGCCGCTCAAGCAAATCCGGTCCACACCCATATCGGGCACGTCCGGACGGCATTCGCTCAGACGCCCGGGGAGGAAGGACTGCTCCCCACCGCGCTCGCGGAAGCTCAGGTGGCGATCCAACACGCGGGCCTCGCGGCGTCTAGCCCGTCGAATCTGGACGCGATGAAGCTTCACACCACCCACGTCGTGAACGCGGTGGACCCGAGCCGCGTCGCTCAGGGTCCCGGGCGGGGCTTCGGGGTGAAACGCGCCGCCGAGGGGATCGTCCAGCACATCGGCTTCGCGGCGGGCGCCGAGGGCGCTTCCCAGAACGTGGCCACGCATTCGGC
This portion of the Gemmatimonadota bacterium genome encodes:
- a CDS encoding M28 family peptidase; its protein translation is MTAKGRVFRALVVGSVATGLGSPAAAMAQQRITCPAPEGIVGDLVHPFAAVRYLSDDLLAGRLSGTVEERCTAEYVAREFARIGLAPGGTGGGFLQAVPLQSVINPHAPVGKGMNVIGVLPGSDPVLRSEAVVVGAHHDHLGTGEFFGSLADPSEPPAIHNGADDNASGVGAVLALAERLAAGTPPARSVVFVTFSGEEFGLLGSSQFVQAPPIPLDRTIAMVNLDMVGRLGEGPLIVNGTGTAVEWGAILDSLEAAAGIPLARSPDGFGPSDQTSFYARDIPALHLFTNVHGEYHRPSDDWELVDRVGLERVVTFLQGLVLAVANRPASITHVAGAGSPPGDVPGGYGAYLGTVPDFAPVEYGVKLSGVSGESPAERAGMRAGDILVRLGEYEISDLYALTDALRALAPGTEVEVTYLREGEEIRMRVVLGER